From a single Arachis hypogaea cultivar Tifrunner chromosome 3, arahy.Tifrunner.gnm2.J5K5, whole genome shotgun sequence genomic region:
- the LOC112791047 gene encoding oxysterol-binding protein-related protein 1B-like: METSTASFRSLGSFSSDRIDSARFSRSNTIAADEYRLGEIIENNNNYDNGITISGMLYKWVNYAQGWRPRWFILEDGVLSYYKMETHNLLLTPSAAKIVGQESLRRFPADIRCTSRQSQPQPEQPLGQFHLRVCTARENKSDGKRFCVYTGTKKKIHLKAENKEDRATWLEALQVVKNSTIHNSNTFFSPRSSSSVVVTTHRLRQRLLEEGLTEAAIQDSEDIMRTELSHVLNNNHLHVLDTTEDIDLQNPHIKSKSQNSRDDANSYRTTYDNNSEGSVSDRDAFFDTFDILSTCSESSTGFQPYRFGLDLEHEDVSRRKKLPDPVEKDKGVSLWSIIKDNIGKDLTRICLPVYFNEPLSSLQKCLEDLEYSYLLDQAYAWGKMGNNVMRMICVAAFAVSGYACTDGRTCKPFNPLLGETYEALYPEKGIRFISEKVSHHPMILACHCEGRGWTIWGDSNLKSKFWGRSIHLDPVGVITLQFDDGDVFQWSKVTTAIYNLILGKLYCDHYGTMRIKGNRDYSCMLKFKEQSIIERNPHQVRGVVEDKEGKKVATVYGKWNESLQYEILENSSKGEVEGSNESSKSHLIWKKSEPSEYQTRYNLTKFAITLNEITPELKEKLPPTDSRLRPDQRCLENGEYEKANAEKLRLEQRQRQARKVQEKGWKPRWFAMDKNSHTYCYVGGYWEAREKGNWEACHDIFGQLPTNDTDTDIDK; this comes from the exons ATGGAAACCTCAACGGCGTCGTTCCGATCCCTTGGCAGCTTCAGCAGCGACCGCATCGATTCGGCGCGGTTCTCCCGCAGCAACACGATAGCCGCCGATGAATACCGTTTGGGCGAGATCattgaaaataacaataattatgatAATGGAATAACAATATCTGGAATGCTGTACAAATGGGTGAACTACGCTCAAGGGTGGAGGCCACGGTGGTTCATTCTCGAGGATGGTGTCTTGTCTTATTACAAGATGGAGACACATAACCTGCTTCTCACCCCCTCCGCCGCCAAGATCGTCGGCCAAGAGTCTCTCCGTCGCTTCCCCGCCGATATCCGTTGCACTTCCCGCCAATCCCAACCCCAACCGGAACAACCCCTTGGCCAGTTCCATCTCAGG GTGTGTACGGCACGAGAGAACAAATCAGATGGGAAGAGGTTTTGTGTGTACAcggggacaaagaaaaagatccATTTGAAGGCAGAAAACAAGGAGGACCGTGCAACCTGGCTCGAGGCCCTGCAGGTCGTCAAGAACAGCACCATTCATAATAGTAATACTTTTTTTTCTCCTCGTTCTTCTTCGTCAGTGGTGGTTACCACCCACAGGTTGAGGCAGCGCCTCTTGGAGGAGGGTCTTACTGAGGCTGCTATCCAGGACAGTGAGGACATTATGAGAACTGAGCTATCACATGTTCTCAATAACAATCACTTGCATGTATTGGACACG ACAGAAGATATTGACTTGCAAAACCCACACATTAAAAGCAAAAGTCAGAACTCAAGGGATGATGCCAATTCCTATCGAACCACATATGACAATAACAGTG AAGGAAGTGTTAGTGACCGTGATGCATTCTTTGATACGTTTGATATTCTTTCAACATGTTCTGAGAGTAGCACTGGATTTCAGCCTTATAGATTCGGCCTTGATTTGGAACATGAGGATGTTAGTCGACGAAAGAAGTTACCTGAtcctgttgaaaaagataaaggAGTCAGTTTGTGGTCAATAATAAAGGATAATATCGGGAAGGACCTTACAAGAATCTGTCTGCCGGTTTATTTCAATGAACCCCTCTCTTCATTGCAGAAATGTCTTGAAGATTTGGAGTATTCTTACCTTCTAGACCAAGCATATGCTTGGGGCAAAATG GGTAACAATGTCATGAGGATGATATGTGTGGCTGCATTTGCGGTTTCAGGGTATGCTTGCACTGATGGCAGGACTTGCAAACCATTCAATCCACTCTTGGGTGAGACATATGAGGCATTGTACCCAGAAAAAGGCATTCGCTTTATATCTGAGAAG GTCAGTCATCACCCAATGATATTAGCATGCCATTGTGAGGGAAGAGGATGGACAATTTGGGGTGACAGcaatttaaaaagtaaattttggGGTCGTTCAATTCATCTTGATCCTGTTGGTGTAATAACTTTGCAGTTTGATGATGGCGACGTCTTTCAGTGGAGCAAG GTAACAACAGCAATTTACAACCTCATATTAGGAAAACTCTATTGTGACCATTATGGTACAATGAGGATAAAGGGAAACCGCGATTATTCTTGTATGCTTAAATTCAAGGAGCAATCAATCATCGAGAGAAACCCGCACCAG GTACGAGGAGTAGTGGAAGATAAGGAAGGCAAAAAAGTGGCAACTGTGTATGGAAAATGGAATGAAAGCTTGCAGTATGAAATTTTAGAGAATTCTAGTAAAGGAGAAGTAGAAGGGTCTAATGAGTCATCAAAATCACATCTAATATGGAAGAAGAGTGAGCCTTCCGAGTACCAAACAAGATATAACCTTACCAAGTTTGCTATTACACTAAATGAAATCACACCTGAACTAAAG GAGAAGTTGCCACCAACCGATTCAAGATTAAGACCTGACCAAAGGTGTTTGGAGAACGGAGAGTATGAAAAGGCCAATGCTGAGAAGTTACGTTTGGAACAAAGACAACGGCAG GCAAGGAAGGTGCAAGAAAAGGGTTGGAAGCCAAGGTGGTTTGCTATGGACAAAAATAGCCATACATACTGTTATGTTGGTGGATACTGGGAAGCTAGAGAAAAGGGCAACTGGGAAGCATGCCATGACATTTTTGGCCAACTACCTACTAATGATACTGATACTGATATTGATAAGTGA